A window from Plodia interpunctella isolate USDA-ARS_2022_Savannah chromosome 2, ilPloInte3.2, whole genome shotgun sequence encodes these proteins:
- the LOC128679823 gene encoding protein KRTCAP2 homolog: MGVNSGTSFVLSSILALLIFSLMQLYKPLLIRSPVTIIFGGYLGSLMFMFLVTAVGNLETALFGKGFQVKLPEVVISILISLIAAGMVHRICFTTCLIFSIITIYYMNKLSQKTYASSIPAPAPVKSRRHK; encoded by the exons ATGG GTGTAAACAGCGGTACATCTTTCGTCCTGTCCTCAATTTTGGCTCTACTAATATTCTCGCTAATGCAATTATATAAACCACTTTTGATTAGATCGCCAGTGACTATTATATTTGGCGGATATCTTGGATCACTCATGTTCATGTTCCTCGTGACT GCTGTTGGCAATTTAGAGACTGCATTGTTTGGAAAGGGCTTCCAAGTGAAATTGCCAGAAGTAgtcatatccatactaatatccTTGATAGCGGCAGGGATGGTGCATAGAATATGTTTCACTACATG CTTGATATTCTCgataattacaatatactaCATGAATAAGCTGTCTCAAAAAACTTATGCATCTTCCATTCCTGCCCCAGCTCCAGTGAAGAGTCGTCGTcacaaataa
- the Hmgcl gene encoding hydroxymethylglutaryl-CoA lyase, mitochondrial isoform X2, with the protein MRIMYFNQRLLKTVGLRLNLRHASYQTSEIRIYEVGPRDGLQNEVKFVPTDIKLQLIDKLAAAGIRNIESASFVSPKWVKQMSDSVDVMKNLKRIPGVNYPALVPNLKGYGTAKECNVEEIAIFPAGSEGFSQKNLNCSVEEGLRRFKEVADQAMKDGLRVRGYVSCVLGCPYDGPINPKIIAKITEDLLNMGCYEISLGDTIGVGTAGSVRRLLKEVLTVAPPETLALHFHDTYGQGLSNLLAGLEFGIKTVDSSISGLGGCPYARGASGNLATEDLVYFLYGLGVNTNIDLVKLVEAGRYISNFLGKPTESRVNRALGDKFKNSKQIVKMAACDI; encoded by the exons ATGagaattatgtattttaatcaaaGATTATTGAAAACTGTGGGTTTACGTTTAAATCTACGACATGCT agtTATCAGACGTCTGAAATTAGGATATATGAAGTTGGACCAAGAGATGGTTTGCAGAACGAAGTAAAGTTTGTACCAACAGACATCAAACTTCAACTCATTGATAAATTGGCAGCAGCTGGCATAAGAAACATAGAATCTGCTAG TTTCGTCAGTCCAAAATGGGTAAAGCAGATGAGTGACAGTGTAGATGTGATGAAGAATCTCAAAAGAATTCCAGGAGTCAATTACCCTGCTTTAGTTCCCAATCTGAAAGGCTATGGAACTGCT AAAGAATGTAATGTGGAGGAAATAGCAATTTTCCCTGCTGGATCAGAAGGGTTCTCACAGAAGAATTTGAACTGTTCTGTGGAAGAAGGGTTAAGGAGGTTTAAAGAAGTGGCTGACCAGGCTATGAAGGATGGCTTGCGAGTCCGTGGCTATGTTTCTTGTGTTCTAGGCTGTCCCTATGATGGACCAATCAACCCTAAAATTATTGCAaag ataacTGAAGACCTCCTGAACATGGGCTGTTACGAAATTTCCCTCGGCGACACTATAGGCGTCGGCACCGCCGGTTCTGTGCGCCGCCTGTTGAAGGAGGTTCTCACGGTGGCGCCCCCTGAGACCCTCGCTCTTCACTTCCACGACACATACGGCCAAGGACTTTCTAACTTGCTGGCTGGATTAGAG TTTGGAATCAAGACCGTAGACTCCTCCATATCAGGGCTTGGCGGATGTCCGTACGCGCGGGGGGCCAGCGGCAACCTGGCCACCGAAGACCTAGTCTACTTCCTATACGGCCTCGGCGTCAACACCAACATAGATCTAGTCAAGCTTGTTGAAGCTGGCCGATACATTTCCAATTTCCTCGGGAAACCCACGGAGTCCCGAGTCAATCGGGCTCTGGGAGACAAGTTTAAGAACAGCaaacaaattgttaaaatGGCTGCGTGTGATATTTGA
- the Hmgcl gene encoding hydroxymethylglutaryl-CoA lyase, mitochondrial isoform X1, with protein MRIMYFNQRLLKTVGLRLNLRHASYQTSEIRIYEVGPRDGLQNEVKFVPTDIKLQLIDKLAAAGIRNIESASFVSPKWVKQMSDSVDVMKNLKRIPGVNYPALVPNLKGYGTAKECNVEEIAIFPAGSEGFSQKNLNCSVEEGLRRFKEVADQAMKDGLRVRGYVSCVLGCPYDGPINPKIIAKITEDLLNMGCYEISLGDTIGVGTAGSVRRLLKEVLTVAPPETLALHFHDTYGQGLSNLLAGLEVQNLNPHYFQFGIKTVDSSISGLGGCPYARGASGNLATEDLVYFLYGLGVNTNIDLVKLVEAGRYISNFLGKPTESRVNRALGDKFKNSKQIVKMAACDI; from the exons ATGagaattatgtattttaatcaaaGATTATTGAAAACTGTGGGTTTACGTTTAAATCTACGACATGCT agtTATCAGACGTCTGAAATTAGGATATATGAAGTTGGACCAAGAGATGGTTTGCAGAACGAAGTAAAGTTTGTACCAACAGACATCAAACTTCAACTCATTGATAAATTGGCAGCAGCTGGCATAAGAAACATAGAATCTGCTAG TTTCGTCAGTCCAAAATGGGTAAAGCAGATGAGTGACAGTGTAGATGTGATGAAGAATCTCAAAAGAATTCCAGGAGTCAATTACCCTGCTTTAGTTCCCAATCTGAAAGGCTATGGAACTGCT AAAGAATGTAATGTGGAGGAAATAGCAATTTTCCCTGCTGGATCAGAAGGGTTCTCACAGAAGAATTTGAACTGTTCTGTGGAAGAAGGGTTAAGGAGGTTTAAAGAAGTGGCTGACCAGGCTATGAAGGATGGCTTGCGAGTCCGTGGCTATGTTTCTTGTGTTCTAGGCTGTCCCTATGATGGACCAATCAACCCTAAAATTATTGCAaag ataacTGAAGACCTCCTGAACATGGGCTGTTACGAAATTTCCCTCGGCGACACTATAGGCGTCGGCACCGCCGGTTCTGTGCGCCGCCTGTTGAAGGAGGTTCTCACGGTGGCGCCCCCTGAGACCCTCGCTCTTCACTTCCACGACACATACGGCCAAGGACTTTCTAACTTGCTGGCTGGATTAGAGGTACAAAACCTCAATCCTCACTATTTtcaa TTTGGAATCAAGACCGTAGACTCCTCCATATCAGGGCTTGGCGGATGTCCGTACGCGCGGGGGGCCAGCGGCAACCTGGCCACCGAAGACCTAGTCTACTTCCTATACGGCCTCGGCGTCAACACCAACATAGATCTAGTCAAGCTTGTTGAAGCTGGCCGATACATTTCCAATTTCCTCGGGAAACCCACGGAGTCCCGAGTCAATCGGGCTCTGGGAGACAAGTTTAAGAACAGCaaacaaattgttaaaatGGCTGCGTGTGATATTTGA
- the NANS gene encoding sialic acid synthase, with translation MVEVKITEDIRVGGKNPCFIIAEVGQNHQGDIEIAKKLIKAAKDAGASCVKFQKTCLKEKFTKKYLERPYNNPNSWGETYGDHKRHLEFSDAQYRELFKYAQEVGILFTASAMDMVSFDFLVNIKVPFIKIGSGDSNNLLFLKYAASKKVPLIISTGMVDKSAVKTIYDIVSAQHKNFCLLHCISAYPVPYEDCNLTVLQDYKNTFDIPVGYSGQEIGTAVALAAVALGAKVLEKHITLDKTLKGTDHVCSLTPPEFQQLVRDVRVIEASLGTPIKKVVTSEIPCIDKLQKSLVMGSTKNKGEILYPGDVKIKVAEPKGLNALHFEEVIYKTLVVDKREDEPLNEGDFCQ, from the exons ATGGTTGAAGTCAAGATAACCGAAGACATCAGAGTTGGCGGCAAAAAtccttgttttataatagCGGAAGTCGGACAAAACCACCAAGGTGATATTGAAATCGCAAAAAAGTTGATAAAAGCAGCTAAG GATGCCGGCGCCAGCTGCGTAAAATTTCAAAAGACATGTCTCAAAGAAAAGTTCACAAAGAAATACTTGGAGAGACCCTACAATAACCCTAACTCCTGGGGGGAGACCTACGGAGACCATAAGAGGCATCTAGAGTTCTCAGATGCTCAATACAGGGAACTATTCAAATATGCCCAAGAAGTGGGCATTTTGTTCACGGCATCCGCAATGGACATG GTCTCCTTCGACTTCCTAGTCAATATCAAAGTGCCGTTCATAAAAATCGGATCAGGGGACTCCAACAACCTGCTGTTTCTCAAATACGCGGCCTCCAAGAAGGTTCCCTTGATCATCTCTACAGGGATGGTTGACAAATCGGCAGTGAAGACAATCTACGATATTGTATCAGCGCAGCACAAGAATTTCTGTCTGTTGCATTGCATATCAGCGTACCCGGTGCCGTATGAAGACTGCAACCTGACCGTGCTGCAGGATTATAAGAACACCTTCGATATTCCTGTGGGATATTCTGGACAAGAGATTGGAACAGCCGTGGCGTTAGCTGCAGTCGCTTTGGGAGCTAAG GTGTTAGAGAAGCACATAACATTAGACAAAACGTTGAAAGGCACAGACCACGTGTGCTCGCTGACGCCGCCCGAGTTCCAGCAGCTGGTGCGCGACGTGCGAGTGATCGAGGCCTCGCTGGGGACGCCCATCAAGAAAGTCGTCACATCTG aaatcCCATGCATCGACAAACTGCAGAAATCACTAGTCATGGGGTCCACGAAGAACAAAGGGGAAATTTTATATCCCGGCGACGTGAAAATCAAGGTCGCTGAACCAAAAGGACTGAACGCGCTTCACTTTGAAGAGGTTATCTACAAGACCTTGGTGGTAGACAAGAGGGAGGACGAACCTCTCAACGAAGGAGACTTCTGTCAgtaa